In one Solanum dulcamara chromosome 1, daSolDulc1.2, whole genome shotgun sequence genomic region, the following are encoded:
- the LOC129891287 gene encoding uncharacterized protein LOC129891287 codes for MASLFTSYFLPLVFVANIFNFQTSLCDLNADEALITSICRQVQNPPFCLTTFRQILHTHPYVPEEVTRAAIAQSLQNANDNHAFIEKAKANAKDKETQDLYGICDSGYGLLITVLQDAAQALANKDFNGLENDLSKCPKFVTDCQNALGSKTTPEMLDRSRKQFDLVLMSKIAEGLIKK; via the coding sequence atgGCCTCTCTTTTTACTTCATACTTTCTTCCTTTAGTATTTGTTGCAAacattttcaactttcaaacctCTTTGTGTGATCTCAATGCAGACGAAGCATTAATAACAAGTATATGTAGACAAGTACAAAATCCTCCATTTTGCTTAACCACTTTCAGAcaaattttacatactcatccaTATGTTCCTGAAGAAGTAACGCGAGCTGCTATCGCGCAATCATTACAAAATGCTAACGACAATCATGCTTTCATAGAGAAAGCTAAAGCAAACGCAAAAGACAAAGAGACCCAAGACCTGTACGGTATTTGTGATAGCGGTTATGGATTGTTGATAACCGTGCTCCAAGATGCTGCCCAAGCATTAGCTAACAAGGATTTTAATGGCTTGGAAAATGACCTTTCAAAGTGTCCCAAATTTGTGACTGATTGTCAAAATGCACTCGGTAGCAAGACAACGCCTGAAATGTTAGATAGGAGTAGGAAACAATTCGATCTTGTATTAATGTCAAAAATTGCTGAAGGCCTCATTAAGAAATAG